The nucleotide sequence GGAAGTTCTAGATCTTTTATTTTTCCGGGAGAAGGAGAGTAATTTTGAAAAGGATCTTCCGCATAGATCCTGCATTGGATGGAATGATTTCTGTCCGAGAATCTCCTACGGATAACTGAGTCGTAAGGGATCTCTTGTTCTCTACCATCAAAAAATAAAATTTGCCATTTGGCCAGATCGATCCCTAGAGATTGGTCGGTCACGGGATATTCCACCTGCAATCTAGTGTTCATTTCTAAAAATCCGAAATTGCCTGTTTCGCAATCCAGTAAGAATTCAACAGTTCCCGCGGCGCATCCTTCCGAGTAGCCCGAAATATGAGCGATCTTTTCCGCGGATGATAATAATTGTAATAAGGTCCTATCGTCTAAAAAGGTTTCTCCACTTTCCTCCACGACTTTTTGGTTCCTTCTTTGTACTGCGCATTTCCGGATACCCACAGCCGTGGAATTGAAAATTTGTACTTCAAAGTGAGCGGGCCTCTCCACATATTTTTCAAAAAAGAAGGTACCGTTCCCATAGGACTGGACTCCGATCCGAACCGCACTCTCGATTGCTGGAATTAACTCCTTTGAGTTTCGTACGATGACCATTCCTTTCCCGCCACCGCCGCTGTCTAGTTTGATCATGATCGGATAGCCGATCCGTTCCGCTTCTTGAATTGCGATCTCTTCTCCGCCTGTGATAGGCCCGCTCCCCAATAAAAGGGGGATTCCGTTCTCTAAAGCCAGTTTTCTGGCATCTAGCTTATTTCCAACTTTTCGCATCACGGAAGCCTTGGGCCCCATAAATATTATGTTTCTTTTATATATGAGGGAGACTTCCTCTAGAGATTCAACGAACCTAAAGTCTTCGGACAAAAATCCGTATCCCGGATAAACTGCGTTTGCATCCGAAAGTAAAGCTGCGGCTATAATTGTCTGAGAGTTCGTATATTTATCGGAACTTCCAATGTAGACGATCTCGTCTGCGGATTCATACCAGGATTGTTCCCTATCCGGATCGGTTACAACTGCAACCGATCGGATACTTTCTTCTCTCAGCGCTAAAAAAAATCTTTTGGCGATCTCTCCTCTGTTTGCGATCAGCACTTTTTTTAGTACACCTTTTCTTTCCGGGTAAATTTCTTTTTTTTCTGAACGTCCTGGGTTTAGGATTTTCAATTCTTTTATGACGGAATCTATTTCAGGAATACTTAATATTCCTTGGGTAAATGATTCTGGTTCTGGCTTTCTTGTGGGTATCATTCGCTTTCTCCTAAAAGATCAGGAGGACTTCGGAAAATGCATAATCCCCCGTATGGCTGATGCTTAGCCGGATCGAATTCGGCTTTATATTATTCAAATATGTTTCAAAGTTTCCGTAAAAACGAAAATAGGGACGGCCATAATCATCATTCCGTATTTCTATTTCCGAATAGTTCACATTCAGATCGGGTTTTTGGAATAAACGATATCCGTCCAAAGCTTTGATCAACGCTTCTTTAGCGGCATATCTTCCCGCAAAAAAGCCGGCCCTTTGGTTTTCAGGTTTTGTTTCTCCCTTCTTTCTTTCCCAATCCGTAAAAGTGATCTTAAAGAAGAAGGTAGCCTTATCTTGCAAACTTTCCTTGAATTCAGGAATAAAAGTAAGATCCACTCCTACGGAAGCATAAGGACTCGTAATCGATTCAAAACTGGCAAGAGGTTGCGATCTTAGTTTCATTTTTTCTCTCCCGATTTGGATCTGTATTCCGCGTTCAGAAGTAGACCGATTTCATCTTCCTGGAAGTAAGACTTGGTATGTCTTTCATACAAAGGTTTTCCTATTCCCATTCTGATCTCGTGATATCTGTTCCGATATCGGATCTCTCTTTTTTTTCTCAACTCTAGATAGGTTTCTCTTTGTTCAGGAGTGAGTGCTGCTAAAAAATAATCGGAATGAACGAAGAGACAAAGCGCTCCGACATGTCCGAAACCTAAGGTAGTCAATATTCCGGCCCTAATATTATGTTTACCGAATGGAATACTTTCGTCCGTAAAAGTTACGAACGGATAATCGTTCATGTCCGGATCCACTTCTTCTAGATTTCGGTTTCCGGTTACGATACCGTTTTCTAGAGTTTGTAATATTCCGATTGTCTGCCAAGCGGCGGCCCCTCCTTTGGAATGTCCTGTAAGCGATTTTTGAGAGACTACCGGTAATAGGTTTCCTGGTGTTCTTC is from Leptospira sp. WS58.C1 and encodes:
- a CDS encoding holo-ACP synthase, yielding MKLRSQPLASFESITSPYASVGVDLTFIPEFKESLQDKATFFFKITFTDWERKKGETKPENQRAGFFAGRYAAKEALIKALDGYRLFQKPDLNVNYSEIEIRNDDYGRPYFRFYGNFETYLNNIKPNSIRLSISHTGDYAFSEVLLIF